One genomic window of Corynebacterium pseudotuberculosis includes the following:
- a CDS encoding SDR family oxidoreductase: MTTFDVTGKLALVTGSTRGLGRTLAAGLISAGAHVIVHGSDKQRAATVAEELGAYGAIGCPLTDSQATNVAISEMLQEYGTPDILVNNAGIQRRNPIEQFEDSDWDDIIGVNLSGVFHVTKPIAAAMKSAGRGKIIMIGSVQSRLGRATIAPYCATKGGVAMFAQGLAAELSPHNIQVNTLSPGYFDTDMNAALVADPEFTDWVSKRTPAGRWGDPQELVGPLLFLASNASSFVTGQNLAVDGGMTAVV; encoded by the coding sequence ATGACCACATTCGATGTCACAGGAAAATTAGCGCTGGTCACAGGTTCAACGCGCGGTCTCGGCCGCACACTCGCTGCGGGCCTCATCAGCGCGGGCGCACACGTGATCGTGCATGGCTCCGACAAGCAGCGCGCCGCCACGGTGGCGGAGGAACTAGGAGCCTATGGCGCAATCGGTTGCCCACTGACAGACTCTCAAGCCACCAATGTCGCGATCTCAGAGATGCTGCAAGAGTACGGAACCCCGGATATTCTGGTGAATAACGCCGGTATTCAGCGCCGAAATCCTATCGAGCAGTTCGAGGACTCTGATTGGGATGACATCATCGGCGTAAATCTTTCCGGAGTCTTTCATGTGACAAAGCCAATCGCTGCAGCGATGAAGTCCGCTGGCCGGGGCAAAATCATCATGATTGGTTCTGTCCAGTCCCGTCTGGGTCGAGCCACCATCGCACCTTATTGTGCCACCAAGGGTGGTGTGGCAATGTTCGCACAAGGACTAGCCGCAGAGCTTTCTCCCCACAACATTCAGGTAAATACGCTCTCTCCTGGATACTTTGATACTGACATGAACGCGGCGTTGGTTGCTGATCCAGAGTTCACCGACTGGGTATCTAAACGCACTCCCGCAGGGCGTTGGGGCGACCCCCAAGAATTAGTCGGCCCTTTGCTTTTCCTGGCCAGTAACGCATCCTCCTTTGTTACTGGACAAAACCTTGCCGTAGACGGCGGAATGACAGCGGTGGTCTAG
- a CDS encoding aminotransferase class I/II-fold pyridoxal phosphate-dependent enzyme: MSLLDFDAERLAQFHEDISAKYEALKAENLKLDLTRGKPSSEQLDFSNALLSLPGENFRAKDGTDCRNYGGATGIADIRELWAEVLGLPAENLVAGDGSSLNIMFDLISYAYAFGTNDSERPWKDEETVKWLCPVPGYDRHFTITEHFGFEMISVPMTDQGPDLDVVRELVQDPQVKGMWTVPVFANPTGITFSEETCRALAELATAAPDFRIIWDNAYAVHTLTDEFPVVHNVLDFAERAGKPNRFWFMSSTSKITHAGSGVSFLASSKENLDWYGAHADVRGIGPNKINQLAHAQFFGNAEGVRAHMRKHAGSLAPKFKRVLEILDSRLSEYQVAEWSKPVGGYFISVDVVDGTASRVVDLAKQAGIALTGAGSSFPLHQDPRNRNIRLAPSLPPVAELEIAMDGFATCVLLAAVEKVLAERV; this comes from the coding sequence ATGTCTTTGCTTGATTTCGATGCTGAACGCCTTGCGCAGTTCCACGAGGATATTAGCGCTAAGTACGAGGCCCTAAAGGCAGAGAATCTGAAGCTGGACCTAACTCGTGGAAAGCCTTCTTCGGAACAGCTGGACTTTTCCAATGCTTTGTTGTCGCTTCCGGGTGAGAATTTCCGCGCTAAAGACGGCACCGATTGCCGTAACTATGGTGGTGCAACGGGTATCGCGGATATTCGGGAACTATGGGCTGAGGTTTTGGGTCTTCCCGCTGAGAACCTGGTTGCAGGTGATGGATCCAGCCTGAATATCATGTTCGATCTGATTTCTTATGCCTATGCTTTTGGCACTAATGATTCGGAGCGCCCATGGAAGGACGAGGAGACTGTTAAGTGGCTGTGCCCCGTGCCAGGCTACGACCGTCACTTCACTATCACCGAGCACTTTGGTTTTGAGATGATTAGCGTGCCCATGACTGACCAAGGCCCAGACCTCGATGTGGTGCGTGAGTTGGTTCAAGACCCACAGGTTAAGGGCATGTGGACAGTGCCTGTTTTTGCCAACCCCACGGGAATTACTTTCAGTGAGGAGACCTGCCGGGCATTGGCGGAATTGGCCACTGCGGCACCTGATTTTCGGATTATCTGGGACAACGCTTACGCAGTGCACACGTTGACTGATGAGTTCCCGGTAGTGCATAACGTCCTAGATTTTGCTGAACGCGCTGGAAAACCAAATCGTTTCTGGTTTATGAGCTCCACGTCAAAGATCACTCATGCTGGTTCGGGTGTGTCTTTCCTTGCTTCCTCCAAGGAGAATCTGGATTGGTATGGTGCGCATGCGGATGTGCGGGGTATCGGCCCAAATAAAATTAATCAGCTGGCTCACGCACAATTCTTTGGAAATGCCGAGGGAGTGCGTGCTCATATGCGCAAACACGCGGGTTCACTTGCTCCAAAATTTAAGAGGGTGTTAGAGATCCTCGATTCGCGTTTGTCGGAATACCAGGTTGCGGAGTGGAGCAAGCCAGTAGGCGGTTATTTCATTTCTGTTGATGTGGTGGACGGGACCGCGTCTCGGGTGGTGGACCTGGCTAAACAAGCCGGTATTGCACTGACGGGCGCTGGATCTTCCTTCCCGTTGCATCAAGATCCACGGAATCGAAATATTCGTTTGGCCCCGTCACTTCCTCCAGTCGCTGAACTGGAGATAGCCATGGATGGCTTTGCTACCTGCGTTTTGCTTGCTGCCGTAGAGAAGGTCTTAGCAGAGCGCGTTTAG
- a CDS encoding suppressor of fused domain protein — protein sequence MILEETAVWIDGIIPGDMTIHLPETSYGEAFHIGTVEVGNQQVLATTLDFNGVDTGLTLGDGSGQVDVRSEIFTVGQFQTEVGVQVLRRLAIFLDNVGGSIPAQPGQLLPALGSMTDALDRCTVKHGLFVAPYMWGGQVPQYSEPSQLTALLQLIMLTQHEFDYATTYGIPELQRALGNEGVDLTDWTR from the coding sequence GTGATCTTGGAAGAGACGGCTGTGTGGATCGATGGAATTATCCCAGGTGACATGACGATCCATCTGCCGGAGACCTCTTATGGCGAGGCTTTTCATATAGGGACTGTGGAAGTAGGAAACCAGCAAGTTTTAGCCACCACACTTGATTTCAACGGGGTGGATACTGGTCTTACGTTGGGGGATGGCAGCGGCCAAGTAGATGTGCGTAGTGAGATCTTTACTGTCGGGCAGTTCCAAACGGAGGTGGGGGTTCAAGTGTTGCGTCGATTAGCTATCTTTTTGGATAACGTTGGCGGCTCTATACCTGCGCAGCCGGGTCAGCTTTTGCCAGCCTTGGGCAGCATGACGGATGCACTGGATCGATGCACCGTCAAGCATGGTCTATTCGTGGCCCCGTACATGTGGGGAGGCCAGGTACCACAGTATTCGGAACCGTCGCAGCTAACGGCGTTGCTGCAGCTTATTATGCTCACACAGCATGAATTCGATTACGCTACGACCTACGGGATCCCCGAGTTGCAACGAGCGCTAGGTAATGAGGGCGTGGATCTAACGGATTGGACACGGTAG
- a CDS encoding DNA polymerase III subunit gamma and tau: MALYRKYRPASFAEVVGQEQVTQPLSVALDSGRINHAYLFSGPRGCGKTSSARIMARSLNCVEGPTSTPCGKCNSCISLAPNGPGNLDVTELDAASNNSVDDMRELRDRAMYAPAESRYRIFIIDEAHMVTTQGANALLKIVEEPPEHLIFIFATTEPEKVIGTIRSRTHHYPFRLLTPQSMRGLLENTVASEGALVEDSVYPMVIRAGGGSPRDTLSVLDQLLAGTGPQGLNYETARLLLGATDDALIDAAVTALSSHDKAALFTTIDAAVEAGLDPRRFATDLLDRLRDLMVLQSVPDAFELGLVDAPTDRAEVLRAQAADFNQGEVAQLAALVNDGLRSLKGATSPRLLLEILCAKMLLPSAPTGVALTPPPGNAQPSGLPTGGQAAGPAAIPAKYERKSIRMAREAAQRKAAQEEAAQREALQHEAPQAKAEPAAPSDKQASLKKQEVPKEQVAEKPLPAPEPSGSTTPPSDEAERVAEGASISNDDAFAADVRARWEALRKMVHKKSAVAGILLAESRVLGMREGALILGHNTGPLAQRLNDAKNNDIIVEVIRAELGREVAVNCVVGTDPAAAGFSEPKPEKAWNPEPAVSEPVTPESSVDDQEKQPNIVQPDPQPPAVEQPSEPVHDAPSGAASTWGDPAPLGGETRRAPRTEPPTQGTKADGWGTPAPLGGQAEAENDAPKKPEQSAPVQPASVQRAPQRPVPKSVSEAPSTQKPKSRWQEAVARNAQATEERAKRPEFSDGVPLPPEPDDFGAPDPAEWSPPEEPYGYAADEGFPEPAKHTPPPSPTEPTTTVETSNVSDQDEEEEMVREAASGSVTRDHRDALTVAMDLLAEQLGARQL, from the coding sequence GTGGCTTTATATCGCAAGTATCGCCCCGCTTCATTTGCTGAAGTGGTGGGGCAGGAACAGGTAACTCAGCCGTTGTCTGTGGCTTTGGACAGCGGGCGTATTAATCATGCCTACCTGTTTTCTGGTCCGCGCGGTTGCGGAAAGACCTCCTCGGCGCGCATTATGGCGCGCTCATTGAACTGCGTCGAAGGCCCTACGTCAACGCCGTGTGGCAAGTGCAATTCATGTATTTCTTTGGCGCCTAATGGGCCGGGGAACCTCGACGTTACTGAGCTTGATGCGGCAAGTAATAACAGCGTTGATGATATGCGGGAGCTACGCGATCGAGCCATGTACGCGCCGGCTGAGTCGCGCTACCGGATTTTCATCATCGACGAGGCCCATATGGTGACCACACAGGGCGCTAACGCCCTGCTCAAAATCGTGGAGGAGCCACCAGAGCACCTGATTTTTATCTTTGCCACCACGGAGCCTGAGAAGGTTATTGGCACGATCCGGTCGCGGACACATCATTATCCGTTCCGCTTGCTTACCCCGCAGTCGATGCGCGGTCTACTAGAGAACACAGTGGCCAGCGAGGGCGCACTAGTCGAGGATTCTGTGTATCCCATGGTGATCCGAGCCGGTGGCGGTTCTCCTCGCGATACCCTCTCCGTTTTGGATCAGCTGCTTGCAGGAACTGGACCACAGGGGCTGAACTATGAGACAGCGCGGTTGCTACTAGGCGCCACTGATGATGCGCTTATCGACGCCGCCGTCACAGCGCTGAGCTCGCACGACAAAGCAGCACTGTTTACCACCATCGACGCCGCCGTTGAGGCTGGGCTTGATCCTCGGCGCTTTGCCACAGACTTGCTTGATCGCTTGCGTGATCTCATGGTCTTGCAGTCCGTGCCAGATGCCTTTGAATTGGGTCTTGTGGATGCTCCGACTGACCGGGCGGAGGTTTTGCGCGCTCAAGCTGCAGATTTTAACCAGGGAGAAGTAGCCCAGCTAGCCGCATTGGTCAATGACGGACTCCGTAGCTTGAAGGGGGCGACGTCTCCGCGCCTGCTATTGGAGATTCTGTGTGCAAAGATGCTGCTGCCTAGCGCTCCAACAGGTGTAGCTCTCACACCCCCTCCAGGTAATGCACAGCCTTCCGGCCTTCCCACGGGCGGACAAGCTGCGGGACCTGCTGCTATTCCTGCTAAATACGAGCGCAAGTCTATTCGTATGGCCCGGGAGGCAGCCCAGCGTAAAGCTGCGCAGGAAGAAGCAGCTCAGCGTGAGGCCTTGCAACACGAGGCTCCTCAGGCCAAGGCTGAGCCAGCAGCACCGTCAGATAAGCAGGCTTCGCTTAAGAAACAAGAGGTGCCGAAAGAACAAGTGGCGGAGAAACCACTGCCGGCGCCTGAGCCTTCCGGGTCTACGACCCCTCCTTCGGATGAGGCGGAAAGGGTTGCAGAGGGGGCGTCGATAAGCAATGACGACGCTTTTGCTGCGGATGTTCGCGCGCGATGGGAGGCGCTGCGGAAGATGGTGCACAAGAAGAGCGCTGTCGCCGGCATCTTGCTCGCTGAATCGCGTGTTCTGGGGATGCGCGAGGGGGCGCTGATCCTGGGGCATAATACTGGTCCCCTTGCTCAAAGGCTGAATGACGCTAAAAATAACGACATCATTGTGGAGGTGATTCGTGCTGAGCTAGGGCGGGAAGTAGCTGTCAACTGCGTTGTTGGGACAGATCCTGCCGCGGCGGGTTTTAGCGAGCCTAAACCAGAGAAAGCATGGAACCCAGAGCCAGCTGTTTCTGAGCCAGTCACTCCCGAGTCTTCTGTTGACGACCAAGAGAAACAGCCAAATATAGTACAGCCGGATCCTCAGCCACCTGCTGTTGAACAACCCTCGGAACCCGTTCACGATGCTCCCAGTGGTGCTGCTTCTACATGGGGAGACCCCGCGCCGCTTGGTGGGGAAACCCGGCGTGCACCGCGAACAGAACCTCCAACGCAAGGAACTAAAGCCGATGGATGGGGGACTCCGGCTCCACTCGGTGGGCAGGCTGAGGCGGAAAATGATGCGCCGAAGAAACCGGAGCAGTCTGCGCCGGTGCAGCCTGCGTCCGTGCAGCGGGCACCTCAGCGGCCTGTTCCTAAGTCGGTGTCCGAGGCGCCTTCAACGCAGAAGCCAAAGTCGCGGTGGCAGGAGGCCGTGGCGCGTAATGCCCAGGCAACGGAAGAACGGGCGAAGCGTCCCGAGTTTTCCGATGGCGTGCCGCTACCTCCAGAACCAGATGACTTTGGGGCGCCCGACCCCGCGGAGTGGTCTCCGCCGGAGGAACCCTATGGTTATGCCGCTGATGAAGGCTTTCCAGAACCTGCTAAGCACACACCCCCGCCCTCGCCGACGGAACCAACTACTACGGTAGAAACGTCTAACGTTTCAGACCAGGATGAGGAAGAGGAAATGGTGCGTGAGGCCGCGAGCGGCTCGGTAACACGTGACCACCGCGATGCTTTAACCGTTGCGATGGATCTACTTGCAGAGCAGCTGGGTGCGCGCCAGCTTTAG
- a CDS encoding YbaB/EbfC family nucleoid-associated protein, with protein sequence MTQPDMSQLLAQAQQMQAQLQEAQREILASTVTGTAGNGLVSIDIQGNGMVSSVTIDPKVVDPEDVETLQDLIVGAFAEAHQKLSELADQKMGPLSQGFDGLGGMF encoded by the coding sequence ATGACTCAGCCGGACATGTCCCAGCTCTTGGCGCAGGCGCAGCAGATGCAAGCTCAGCTGCAGGAAGCACAGCGCGAGATCCTTGCCAGCACCGTTACGGGTACTGCAGGCAACGGGCTTGTTTCTATTGACATCCAGGGCAATGGAATGGTTAGCAGCGTCACTATTGATCCTAAGGTTGTGGATCCGGAGGACGTGGAGACCCTTCAAGACTTGATTGTTGGCGCGTTTGCGGAGGCTCACCAGAAGCTTAGCGAGCTCGCTGATCAGAAGATGGGACCGCTATCCCAGGGCTTTGACGGCCTTGGCGGTATGTTCTAA
- a CDS encoding recombination mediator RecR gives MFEGPLQDLIDELSRLPGVGPKSAQRIAFHLLHVEPADIARLQDALGAVRDGVTFCRICCNISRESVCRICADSGRDRGTICVVEEPKDIQVIERTGEYNGRYHVLGGALDPLANIGPRELNISTLLQRIGGVLPDRELADSTPDAPLYDSSPTVTEVILATDPNTEGEATASYLARLLRDFPDLVVSRLASGMPLGGDLEFVDELTLSRALSGRLTI, from the coding sequence TTGTTCGAAGGACCGCTTCAGGACCTTATTGATGAGCTTTCACGGCTCCCCGGCGTGGGCCCTAAATCTGCTCAACGCATCGCTTTTCACTTGCTTCATGTGGAGCCTGCGGACATCGCAAGACTTCAGGATGCCCTCGGTGCTGTCCGAGATGGCGTGACCTTTTGTCGTATTTGCTGCAATATCTCCCGCGAATCGGTATGCCGTATTTGTGCGGATTCTGGCCGGGATCGGGGAACGATCTGCGTGGTGGAGGAACCCAAAGATATTCAGGTTATTGAGCGGACGGGCGAATATAATGGCCGCTACCATGTGCTGGGTGGGGCGTTGGATCCGCTAGCTAATATTGGTCCCCGTGAACTGAATATTTCTACGTTGCTGCAGCGCATTGGAGGGGTGCTTCCTGATCGAGAGCTAGCGGATTCTACGCCTGATGCGCCGCTGTATGATTCCTCTCCGACGGTGACAGAGGTTATTCTTGCCACCGACCCCAATACCGAGGGTGAGGCGACGGCTTCTTATCTTGCACGTCTGCTCCGAGATTTTCCTGATTTGGTGGTTTCTCGTCTGGCTTCCGGTATGCCTTTGGGCGGGGACCTAGAATTTGTGGATGAACTGACATTGTCCCGCGCCCTGAGCGGTCGATTGACAATTTAA
- a CDS encoding GntP family transporter — MTGVSLLLLGIAAVAVLLVLVIWAKVPAFVALIGVSIATAIASGIPLADSVSTVTNGVGKTLGSVAVVVGLGAMLGRIIEVSGGAEAVARYFTDKLGRHRVTAAVTIAAFILGIPVFFDVGFIILAPIVFGFAAVAKINPLKIGLPVAGAILTVHVTLPPHPGPVAVAGIFSSDPGLMLTLGLPIAALTCVIGYYAAKVLKLDSIDRGPSPVELSDAAPNHQAPSPFAVLGLILLPIVLIMVGATGAMYTEKGTVVHSLVSFIGSSPVALLVAVVVAWLSIGKQQSWNREHSSGVLDSALPAVAIIIFVTGAGGGFANVLVESGIGKVLSDMLVAAHMPLILMAFLLSLALRASQGSVTVAMLTTAGLLTQPIAEAGLSSVRTTLVMIAIGFGAMCLSHINDSGFWIVTKYLGLSVKQGLRTWTLLSTAFGVAGFALTSLVYAVV; from the coding sequence ATGACTGGTGTTTCTTTGCTGCTGCTCGGTATAGCCGCCGTAGCCGTTCTGCTTGTCCTCGTAATTTGGGCTAAGGTCCCGGCTTTTGTGGCATTGATCGGGGTATCCATAGCCACCGCTATCGCTTCTGGTATTCCACTGGCAGATTCTGTGAGCACCGTGACCAACGGCGTGGGTAAAACCTTAGGTTCCGTGGCCGTTGTAGTCGGCTTGGGAGCAATGCTGGGGCGCATTATTGAGGTATCGGGAGGCGCAGAAGCTGTAGCACGTTACTTCACAGACAAGCTTGGTAGGCACCGCGTTACTGCCGCTGTGACCATAGCAGCTTTTATCCTAGGTATTCCGGTTTTCTTTGACGTGGGTTTTATTATCTTGGCACCCATCGTGTTCGGCTTTGCCGCTGTGGCCAAGATTAATCCCTTAAAAATTGGGCTCCCTGTAGCAGGCGCAATACTCACCGTACATGTCACGTTACCGCCGCACCCAGGGCCCGTCGCAGTGGCGGGGATCTTCAGTTCAGACCCGGGACTCATGCTCACTTTGGGGCTTCCCATCGCTGCCCTAACATGCGTAATCGGCTATTATGCCGCCAAAGTCCTCAAGTTAGACTCCATCGACCGCGGCCCCTCTCCGGTGGAGCTTTCCGACGCCGCCCCTAACCACCAAGCACCTTCGCCCTTCGCTGTCCTTGGCCTCATCTTGCTCCCCATCGTGCTCATCATGGTGGGAGCTACCGGTGCTATGTACACCGAAAAAGGAACTGTGGTTCATTCCCTTGTGAGCTTTATCGGTTCCTCTCCAGTAGCACTCCTGGTGGCAGTGGTGGTTGCATGGCTAAGCATTGGCAAACAGCAAAGCTGGAATCGCGAGCATTCTTCCGGCGTCTTGGATTCTGCGCTCCCAGCCGTAGCCATCATCATTTTTGTTACTGGTGCCGGTGGTGGCTTTGCCAATGTACTCGTGGAATCCGGCATTGGAAAAGTATTATCAGACATGCTCGTAGCAGCTCATATGCCTCTGATACTCATGGCATTCCTTTTGTCTTTGGCGCTGAGGGCATCACAGGGATCGGTAACCGTCGCTATGCTCACAACGGCAGGGCTCCTAACTCAGCCGATAGCGGAAGCCGGGCTAAGCAGCGTACGCACAACACTCGTCATGATCGCCATCGGGTTCGGTGCCATGTGCCTATCCCATATTAATGACTCCGGTTTCTGGATAGTCACCAAATATTTGGGATTATCTGTAAAACAGGGCCTGCGCACCTGGACGCTACTATCAACGGCCTTTGGTGTTGCCGGCTTCGCCCTCACCTCACTGGTTTACGCGGTGGTGTAG
- a CDS encoding NAD(P)-dependent oxidoreductase, whose protein sequence is MSLIVTVVGLGAMGLPMATNLVQNFTVRGVDIAQSRLELGKAAGLETFHSAHQAATGADVVLLAVRNEEQLIQALFGQGNIAAALKPGAVVLLTSTVGITAVEKAAEQLDSLGIDVVDAPISGGPGRAGSGELLVTVGAKPEVVDRIRPVLEAMSSHLVIVGDRPGKGQALKTVNQLLCGVHIAAAGEALALADRLGLDPKAALDALMGGAAASFMLGDRGPRMLEAYSEEGPEVRSRLDIFVKDMGIVTDAAKSAGIGVPLAAAAEQQYLAGLARGKGAQDDSTIIQVVAPTQVNKTRSKQ, encoded by the coding sequence ATGTCTCTCATCGTTACTGTTGTCGGCTTGGGCGCTATGGGACTCCCCATGGCCACCAACCTCGTCCAGAATTTCACAGTCCGAGGCGTCGATATCGCACAATCGCGCCTCGAATTAGGCAAGGCCGCTGGGCTGGAAACCTTCCATTCGGCGCACCAAGCAGCCACAGGGGCTGACGTTGTTTTGCTAGCGGTTCGCAACGAGGAACAACTTATTCAGGCCCTCTTTGGACAAGGCAATATCGCTGCGGCTCTCAAACCCGGCGCGGTTGTACTTTTGACTTCTACCGTGGGCATTACGGCCGTGGAAAAAGCTGCCGAGCAGCTTGACTCATTGGGTATCGATGTTGTCGATGCCCCCATTTCCGGCGGCCCCGGACGAGCAGGCAGCGGGGAGCTACTTGTCACAGTGGGAGCCAAGCCTGAGGTGGTCGATCGCATCAGGCCGGTGCTTGAAGCCATGTCTTCCCACCTGGTGATCGTTGGCGATCGCCCGGGTAAGGGCCAAGCGCTAAAAACCGTCAATCAACTTTTATGCGGAGTTCATATCGCTGCCGCAGGCGAGGCGCTGGCGCTAGCCGATCGGTTGGGTCTTGATCCCAAAGCCGCGCTTGATGCGTTGATGGGCGGCGCCGCAGCCTCCTTCATGCTTGGCGATCGTGGCCCCCGCATGCTGGAAGCTTATTCGGAGGAAGGACCTGAAGTCCGCAGCCGTCTCGACATCTTTGTTAAAGACATGGGCATTGTCACTGATGCCGCCAAATCTGCAGGCATCGGTGTCCCATTAGCAGCCGCCGCCGAGCAGCAATACCTAGCTGGTCTAGCACGAGGGAAAGGCGCGCAAGACGATTCCACGATTATCCAGGTTGTCGCTCCCACCCAGGTGAATAAGACAAGGAGTAAACAATAA
- a CDS encoding FadR/GntR family transcriptional regulator, with protein MRTDLVTQGIEKIMDAIAEGVFRPGDALPPETNLAAYLEVSRPTMREVVRTLADRGVVEVVHGRGTFVTPINQWNYVRSRMDVISRSLDPKTIGIYLTEVRRMIEVGSSGLAAARATQEDIEKMTQALAAYDEATERGDVTATTDADVAFHTALLEATGNPFVSALMIPLAGALAESRQKTNAVDEVRKRASKHHHAILDAIKARDEQAAKDAMRAHMTQTFDDISTFLPGSMH; from the coding sequence GTGCGCACCGATCTAGTCACTCAAGGTATAGAGAAAATAATGGACGCCATCGCAGAGGGAGTGTTCCGCCCTGGCGACGCCCTTCCGCCGGAAACAAACCTTGCCGCTTACTTAGAGGTTTCACGCCCCACGATGCGCGAAGTTGTGCGGACCCTTGCCGACCGCGGGGTCGTGGAGGTAGTTCATGGCCGCGGCACCTTTGTAACACCCATCAACCAGTGGAATTATGTACGTTCCCGCATGGACGTTATTTCTCGCAGCCTAGACCCCAAAACCATTGGTATCTATCTCACGGAAGTCCGGCGCATGATTGAGGTCGGATCATCGGGGCTGGCGGCGGCACGTGCCACCCAGGAAGACATTGAAAAGATGACACAGGCGCTCGCTGCTTATGACGAGGCCACCGAGCGTGGCGACGTAACCGCCACCACCGATGCAGACGTGGCTTTTCATACTGCGCTGCTGGAAGCCACGGGAAACCCCTTTGTCTCCGCGCTCATGATCCCCTTGGCGGGCGCCTTGGCTGAGTCGCGACAAAAGACTAATGCTGTAGATGAAGTCCGCAAACGCGCAAGTAAGCATCATCACGCGATTTTAGATGCCATTAAAGCGAGAGATGAGCAAGCCGCCAAAGATGCCATGCGTGCACATATGACGCAAACTTTCGATGACATTTCTACCTTCCTACCAGGATCAATGCACTGA
- a CDS encoding fumarylacetoacetate hydrolase family protein, with translation MRLATIRTQGTTTAARIEGTDLAVAIPGFYDVGELLQKSDWQELARSASGTPVRFSQQDLHAVIPSPKKIICVGLNYSNHIKEMGRTLPEVPTLFVKFSDALTGPFDDIPIPPWANSALDWEGELAVVISRHARRVKASEAEEYIAGYAVMNDYSARDYQYATLQWHQGKSLEKTAGFGPWLTTRDSFDLSGELKTYLNEEKVQSAAISDLVFKPADLIQYITHLYPLDPGDVIVTGTPGGVGHARDPRRYIGDGDVVTVEIKGLGRIANKTIFEKWKEPNN, from the coding sequence ATGCGTCTTGCAACCATAAGAACTCAAGGGACAACGACTGCCGCACGCATTGAGGGCACCGACCTTGCCGTAGCCATTCCCGGCTTTTATGATGTCGGCGAGCTGCTGCAGAAGTCCGACTGGCAGGAATTAGCGAGATCGGCGAGTGGGACCCCTGTGAGGTTTTCCCAACAGGATCTTCACGCCGTTATTCCTTCTCCCAAAAAGATCATCTGTGTGGGACTGAACTATTCCAATCACATCAAAGAAATGGGACGTACGCTGCCAGAAGTTCCCACCTTATTTGTTAAATTTTCTGACGCACTTACAGGGCCTTTCGACGATATCCCCATCCCACCGTGGGCCAATAGCGCCCTCGACTGGGAAGGCGAGCTGGCAGTGGTGATCTCACGACACGCCCGCAGGGTGAAAGCCTCGGAGGCGGAGGAATACATCGCTGGATATGCGGTGATGAATGACTACAGTGCTCGTGATTATCAATACGCTACGCTTCAGTGGCACCAAGGAAAATCCCTAGAAAAGACGGCAGGTTTTGGGCCTTGGCTGACCACGCGAGACTCTTTTGACCTCAGCGGAGAGCTGAAGACGTATCTGAATGAAGAAAAGGTGCAAAGTGCGGCTATTAGCGATTTAGTGTTTAAACCAGCAGACCTTATCCAATACATCACGCATCTTTATCCCTTGGATCCTGGCGACGTGATCGTGACCGGGACTCCTGGCGGAGTTGGGCACGCGCGTGATCCTCGGCGGTATATCGGCGACGGTGATGTGGTGACGGTGGAGATTAAGGGGCTAGGGCGGATAGCTAACAAAACGATTTTTGAAAAATGGAAAGAGCCCAACAATTGA
- a CDS encoding type 1 glutamine amidotransferase, with product MTDLSIGLILPDVLSTYGDDGNALVLRQRARMRGFTAEIHTVKLGQPVPESLDVYCIGGGEDTAQILAAEHLIADGGLTRAANAGRPILGICAGLQVLGSSFRASGKMVDGVGLVDATTASLAKRTIGELQTEPTRKGITAELTEPLTGFENHMGATILGADAQPLGKVTRGVGNTDEHGISQASATSEQLIAEGAVQGNVICTYMHGPVLARNSQLADLLLARAMGIALDELAPLELPIVNQLRKERLA from the coding sequence ATGACTGACCTTTCTATTGGGCTCATCCTCCCTGATGTCCTCAGCACTTATGGCGACGACGGTAACGCCTTGGTGTTGAGGCAACGCGCCCGCATGCGTGGTTTCACCGCAGAGATCCATACGGTGAAGCTGGGGCAACCCGTGCCGGAATCATTGGATGTGTACTGCATCGGTGGCGGTGAAGACACAGCTCAAATTCTTGCAGCAGAACATCTCATCGCAGACGGCGGCCTCACTCGCGCAGCAAACGCCGGCCGCCCAATTTTAGGCATTTGTGCTGGCCTTCAAGTACTCGGCAGCTCTTTCCGGGCAAGCGGAAAAATGGTTGATGGCGTAGGGCTTGTCGACGCCACCACTGCCTCCCTGGCCAAACGCACCATCGGGGAGCTCCAAACCGAACCCACGCGCAAGGGCATCACCGCCGAGCTAACGGAGCCCCTCACGGGCTTTGAAAACCACATGGGTGCCACCATCCTTGGCGCCGATGCGCAACCGCTGGGCAAGGTCACTCGCGGAGTAGGCAATACGGATGAACATGGTATTTCCCAAGCATCGGCAACCTCCGAGCAATTAATCGCGGAAGGCGCAGTTCAAGGGAATGTGATCTGCACGTACATGCACGGCCCAGTGCTTGCCCGCAACTCCCAGCTAGCCGATCTGCTATTGGCCAGGGCCATGGGGATAGCACTCGACGAGCTCGCCCCTCTAGAGCTGCCTATTGTTAATCAGCTGCGTAAGGAACGCCTGGCGTAG